The genomic region TGGTGAATGTGCCTATAATGGTGTGCATGGGGCTAATCGCCTCGCATCAAATTCTTTGCTAGAAGGACTTGTATTTGGCAAAAGCGCCGCACTTGAAATCCTTAACTCCACACGCGCCAACCCAACACGCCATTTTCCGCTTTTAGACCAAGCGCTGGAAAAAGAAGGCGATATGCGACTAAGGGATTTGCTACGCGAGATTATGTGGCAGAAAGTTGGCATTATACGAAGTAAAGATAGCCTAAATAGTGCGCTTGGCGGGATTGAAGTTATGCTAGAATCAAACATTGGACGTATGCTAAAACTTCGCCTGCTTGTAGCACGCAACATCGTGCAATCCGCCCTAAAGCGCCAAAAAAGCAAAGGAGCACATTATCGAGTGGATTAAAATCTTAACCATTGCGCGTAACTACAATTTCTTTTAAACTTGGAGCGGATTTTGCTTAAGCAAACATAAAATCCACAAGGCATAATTTTATGGAATTAATCGATTTTTCACATAATGATTTGGAGCACAAGAAACAGCTTTGCGCCCAAAGTCTCGAAGCTGGCAAATATGGCACGTGCGTGGAGCTGTGCGTGGAGATTTTAAGTCAGTATCCTGAGGACACACAGAGCTGGAATCTCGCTGGACTTGTGATGTTGCAACTCAAAGACTTTGGGCGGGCGCAAGAGTATTTCGAGCAGGGGCTTAACCTTGCGCGCACGCGTTTGCAAGATTCTCAAAAGCTAATGCAAAACTTAAGCGCACAGGAGCTAAACAATAATAATGAATTACTTCAAGAATTCCAGCTAGCGTGGGGATTGTGCGAGGCTTTGTGGCTAAATTTAGCAGAATCTTTCCGCAGAAATAACGCACCTTTAGAATCTGTGAAAATCCTGCACCTCGCATTAGAGGAAATGCCCCTGTTACGCGAAAATGCGACTTTGCATTTTAATCTTGCAAAATCCTACATTGACGCGTCAATGCCCATAGAATCTGTGTCGCACTATACCACCGCCTTGCGCCTTAGCCCAAATGATTTGGGAGTGATGTTTAATCTTGCGAATGCGCAGGTGCGTTTGGAGCATTTTTCTGAAGCAATCGAGCTTTATGAGGAGGCATACAAGCGAGGATTTGTTAAGGCAGGGCTTAATTTGGCTAGCATTTACACAAAACTTGGTTACTTTTCACAAGCGCTTGAAATTTTTAAAAAAATACAACCGCATTTTAACAATGACGCGGATTTCTTCTTTAACTATGCGAATGTGTTAGGCTACACAAACGCGGATTTTGCACACGTGAAGCAATATTTTGAACGCGCCACAGAGCTAGATTCTCAAAGGGTGGATTTTTTTATCAATTACGCGCATTTTTTGCTAAAAAATCACCATTTTAGCGAAGGCTTTACATTGTATGAAATGCGAAAAAAGTTTAAAAATATGTTGCCTTTGAGTCTGCCAAATCTATGGAATCTGGGCAAAGAGGATAGACAAAGCTTTGAAAACAAAGTCGTATGTGTGCATTATGAACAGGGCTTTGGGGATTGCATTATGTTTGCGCGGTTTTTGAAAATTTTGCAAGCTTATGCTAAGGAAATAATTTTCCTCGTGCAAGAGCCGCTAAAAAGGCTCTTTGCTGATATTTTTAGCACGCAAGATTTGAGCGCACAAGATTCTTGCAATATGCCAGAGCGTGTAAATCTCGCGCCCATTAAGGTTTGCGCGAGTTTTATAGAATCTGAAAGCATTTTTGAACGCATTGATGTGAGTATTTCTCTATTGTCTCTGCCTTTGGCGCTTGGGATAAAAACACAAAGGCAAATTAGCGCAAATGCAAATTATCTAGCATATCAAACAATGCTTAGACGTGCGCTTGCACGGGGGAGCGATGAGGAGATTTATGGGCGTAAGCCTGATGTGCTAAAAATTGGGGTTTGCTGCGAAAGCAATTCTGAGTTTAGCGAAGTGAGGCTAAAAAATATTGAGCCAAAGGCACTTTTTGCGACTTTGCGAATGTGCTTTGGGAATCAAAAAAAGGTTGCGCTTTTTTCACTTTCAAAAGTTAGCGTAGAAAAAGAAGTGTGCGAGGAGTTTGCGCTTACTGATTGTTGTGAGCAAATGGGCGATTTTTTGGACACGAGGCAGATTTTGGAGCGTATGGATTTGGTGATAAGCATCGACACAGCTTTAGCGCATTTAAGTGCGAGTATGGGGAAAAGCACGCTTGTATTGCTACACAAACGTTATGATTGGCGCTATGAAAATGGTGTAAATACCTCGTGGTATGAGAATCTGCTAGGATTCACACAAAGCGAAATGGGAAAATGGGACGATGTGCTAACACATCTCTCTAGTTATCTTGCTGGCGTGTATGGGGAATATGTGTGAGATTCTCTAAAGCGATCAATTAGCGCACGATTTCAAAGCTTACAGAATCTTCGCTGCCATCTTCCCCCACGACATAGATAGTATGCACGCCCGCCTCTAGTGTGCTCTCAATTGTCGTGGTTTCCGCAGACTGGGGGAAAAATTGAGAATCTATATAGAGAAAAAGCTTTTGCTTTTTGAGATTTACAAGGCGAATGATGAGCTTTTGTTTGCCTTCAAAGTCGATTGGCTCGATAATTTTAAGCCCATTACTAGGATAGAGAATCCTAAGCGTGCGCGTAGGTTTAGAGCGCAGATGCGCCTGCAAATTGATATTTTGCAAATTATAGTAATTTAACACATTTATTGGAAGATTGAGCCGTGCAATTTTGCGTGCCTGCAAGAATCTCGAATCTAGTGAATTTACCTCATTACCCTCCATATCTACCCACACGCTTTGCAAAAACGGCGAAACACGCAAAGGCGCAGAATCTATCGGATACAGCGCGCTTAAAGATTCCACGCCTAGCTCTTTTAGCTCATCACTTAACGCATAACCCGTTGGAGAATCTAGCGCGATAGGCTTTAGCCCCTTTGGCACAAAGTCAGAATCTAGCCCTTCTAACTCACCTAAAAGCTCAAAAAGCAAGCCTCCGGCGGATTTCGCACCAAAGAGATTGCTATTTGACTCTCCCGTGAAATTTCCCACCCACACTACAAGCGTATATTTTGGCGAAGTCCCAGCCGCCCACGCGTCTTTCCTGCCGTAGCTCGTGCCACTTTTCCATGCAAAGATTTTTTTATCTTTATGAAAATTTTCTAATCCCACGCGCTCTACACGTTC from Helicobacter himalayensis harbors:
- a CDS encoding tetratricopeptide repeat protein, giving the protein MELIDFSHNDLEHKKQLCAQSLEAGKYGTCVELCVEILSQYPEDTQSWNLAGLVMLQLKDFGRAQEYFEQGLNLARTRLQDSQKLMQNLSAQELNNNNELLQEFQLAWGLCEALWLNLAESFRRNNAPLESVKILHLALEEMPLLRENATLHFNLAKSYIDASMPIESVSHYTTALRLSPNDLGVMFNLANAQVRLEHFSEAIELYEEAYKRGFVKAGLNLASIYTKLGYFSQALEIFKKIQPHFNNDADFFFNYANVLGYTNADFAHVKQYFERATELDSQRVDFFINYAHFLLKNHHFSEGFTLYEMRKKFKNMLPLSLPNLWNLGKEDRQSFENKVVCVHYEQGFGDCIMFARFLKILQAYAKEIIFLVQEPLKRLFADIFSTQDLSAQDSCNMPERVNLAPIKVCASFIESESIFERIDVSISLLSLPLALGIKTQRQISANANYLAYQTMLRRALARGSDEEIYGRKPDVLKIGVCCESNSEFSEVRLKNIEPKALFATLRMCFGNQKKVALFSLSKVSVEKEVCEEFALTDCCEQMGDFLDTRQILERMDLVISIDTALAHLSASMGKSTLVLLHKRYDWRYENGVNTSWYENLLGFTQSEMGKWDDVLTHLSSYLAGVYGEYV